TTTTCATCCATGAATGTCGTAATATTTGCTGTGTGGCTATGCTTCATTGCATTTAGGGTAAATTGTTTTATCGTTTTAGCTTTCATGTGTATATTAATTCAATGGTACTTTGACAGTAATACATCTCAAATGTTTAATAGTCTTGTACAAGGTTAATACCACGCTCTTCTATATACATAATCAGCTTCTGTGCACGTTTTTCAGTGATGTCAATCAGTTTATCCATGAATAGCCGTCCACCTTGGTCTTCCCAATAGACTTTGTCCAAGTAAAGTGATTGCAACATTGATTCACGAAATTTTCCTGATTTGAGGACTGATATAGGATATTGTGGTATTCTGAAACGGAAAGAAATGTTAAATAGTCACTACTTAACACCATGAATTATAATGATTTAGAGTATAGATTATGTCTATTGAGGCTAGAGATGGTCATTCATTTGTGCTCAACCGTGGTCATGTGACCTGTCATGGATTTTAAACGGTATTTTAGTGATGGTGACCCCGACAAGTCTCTGTCATAGTAGTGAAATCTCAAATTCAGTTATCATGCTAAAAATGAAGTTCCCGATGATTTCATATGCAAGCTACACTCACTCGTCAATTCCTTCTAGAAGTCTATAGTTCAGATGTTCGGCACTTCTATTCAGATTGAAAACATTATCAATGTAGACTAAGCGAGTGTCATCATACGTGTGTGTGAAAATATGCACCAGATGTTGAAGGTTGATATTTTTGCATTCATTGTCGTAGATACCGTTCTTGAAGCACATCTCTCCCTCGTCGACGTCATAGCCACAGCAACTTCGATCAATACGATCATGATTCTATAAGTTAGAGAGAATTATGTGAAAAAAACAGTATTTTGATTGGTCCGAGAGTTACTGGACAGTAAAGGTGTATGTCCCGCCAACAGTTCATTACTCCCCAAATCAAGATTGAAGGCTAAAGCAATCCTATGATGGTCACAGCCGAATGAGATCTCTCCTTGCAAAGCCCGCACTTATATCGGCAAAGAAATCacttatgtatggacgctgaagtccATTGCCACTGTTATTTTTATGCAATATGCCATACAATTGCGCATCTCCATAACGCGGGAAAC
This Glandiceps talaboti chromosome 13, keGlaTala1.1, whole genome shotgun sequence DNA region includes the following protein-coding sequences:
- the LOC144444658 gene encoding Golgi-associated kinase 1A-like isoform X2, with translation MKDRVLGLNRSMPVVTRIFNRNNTQEPNYEHFGSRFSDGKARPIIWWDPHIHHSGSLQPDQNSMSLWWTDYQNQLALRCYAKDNMEESARIENCTVKVRHIEWGRLALYDFLLQNHDRIDRSCCGYDVDEGEMCFKNGIYDNECKNINLQHLVHIFTHTYDDTRLVYIDNVFNLNRSAEHLNYRLLEGIDEIPQYPISVLKSGKFRESMLQSLYLDKVYWEDQGGRLFMDKLIDITEKRAQKLIMYIEERGINLVQDY